AATGGCAGTATGTGTGAAAATGGGAATTCCGGTTGCAATTACCTGTGGAATGGGTGGAATCGGGGACATCAAAGGAGAAGAACTCTGCCCGGATCTTCCGGCTCTTCAGCAGATTCCGGTGATCCTGATCTCGGCTGGGCCAAAAGATATGCTGGACCGGAAAGCAACGATCGATTGGCTGATATCGCACGGAGTGAAGGTGATCGGAACAGAAAGAAATTACTGTACCGGCTATGTATTTTGTGGAGAAAAAGTTGAACTGCAGGGAAAGGCAGAAAACAGTGCAGAAACGGTAAAGCCACCAATGCTCATCATCAATGAAATCCCGGAAGAAAGACGGATAGAAGACAGGGAGATCTTGAGAGAAGCAATTGCCGAGGGAAAGAGAGCGGAGAAGGAAGGACGCTATTTCCATCCTGCGGCAAACGGAAAGATTGATGACTGTACCGATGGATATTCTTCATTGATCCAGCTGCGGGGACTGATTGCAAATATGAAAGTGGCAGAAGCACTTTAAAGAGCGAAAAAAGAAGCTGGGATCTGGCTGATAACAGAAAAGCCTGAATATAGGCAGTTGTGTTATCGGTCAGACTCCGGCTTCTTTGCATACAAAGAAAGTTTTGACTCCTGATTATAGATTACAGGAAAGGTAATCAGACATTCTGTTTGAAATGTTGTTGCGTGAATCCTAATTCGCCTGTGGCATCTGTGATTTATGTACAAAGAGACTGATTCCTGCACCGATGATTGCCAGAACAGCACCAATTCTTCCCCAAAGAGCAGTCTTGTGGCACATCATACCTGCCTTGGCACAAATACCAATGCCAATTGAAGTATTGCTAAGAAGCAGGATCAGAACAGCAGTGATAATGATAACAACCGGTAATTTAAAATCGTGTGTTCCGAAGAAAAGAAGAACGGATTCTGCAAGCAGGAGCAGAGCGAAAAAAAACAGTGCAATTCCATAATAATGACACCGCATCATGCATTCTCCTCCGTTTGCAAGT
The sequence above is drawn from the Coprococcus comes ATCC 27758 genome and encodes:
- a CDS encoding pseudouridine-5'-phosphate glycosidase, which codes for MEYLVESALLTHGLKSVSNETIKKEWQDPGKKITWIDHGEIRIGDIDEFLEFRSRAAAYPRIDCDLLEKALSEKQSGALTASGTMAVCVKMGIPVAITCGMGGIGDIKGEELCPDLPALQQIPVILISAGPKDMLDRKATIDWLISHGVKVIGTERNYCTGYVFCGEKVELQGKAENSAETVKPPMLIINEIPEERRIEDREILREAIAEGKRAEKEGRYFHPAANGKIDDCTDGYSSLIQLRGLIANMKVAEAL
- a CDS encoding DUF4418 family protein; protein product: MNSQKLSGAISCLAAILILAADKIFAPVCKGTMELANGGECMMRCHYYGIALFFFALLLLAESVLLFFGTHDFKLPVVIIITAVLILLLSNTSIGIGICAKAGMMCHKTALWGRIGAVLAIIGAGISLFVHKSQMPQAN